A DNA window from Aureibaculum sp. 2308TA14-22 contains the following coding sequences:
- a CDS encoding LytR/AlgR family response regulator transcription factor has translation MINCIIVDDEHIAREILETHLQKIDFITVSGLCKNAAEAFNVISSEKIDLVFLDINMPEISGLAFAKSINKNIKVIFTTAYREYAIDGFDLQAVDYLLKPISFERLLQAVNKFTNENVQIASEPITEIPEKSDFIFVRADRKMVKINFSEILYIESLSDYIQIHFKDKTVTTRETISNIEAKLPQQQFLRVHRSFIVSIAKIELFTNEFVEINNKAIPISRTYKNDVLKQLENL, from the coding sequence ATGATAAACTGCATTATTGTCGATGATGAACATATAGCCCGCGAAATTTTAGAGACGCATTTGCAAAAAATAGACTTCATTACTGTTTCCGGTTTGTGCAAAAATGCAGCTGAAGCCTTTAATGTTATAAGTTCAGAAAAAATAGACTTGGTTTTTTTGGACATTAATATGCCCGAAATTTCAGGTTTGGCATTTGCAAAATCAATCAATAAAAATATCAAAGTAATTTTTACCACAGCTTACCGTGAATATGCCATTGACGGATTCGACTTGCAAGCTGTTGACTATTTACTTAAACCTATTTCCTTTGAACGCTTACTACAAGCGGTTAATAAATTTACAAATGAAAACGTTCAAATAGCATCGGAACCTATAACCGAAATTCCTGAAAAGAGTGATTTTATCTTTGTCCGTGCAGACAGAAAAATGGTAAAAATTAATTTTTCTGAAATACTATATATTGAAAGTTTAAGTGATTATATCCAAATCCACTTTAAGGATAAAACCGTTACAACCCGAGAAACCATTAGCAACATTGAGGCAAAACTACCGCAACAACAGTTTTTAAGGGTTCACCGCTCATTTATAGTTTCCATTGCTAAAATAGAATTGTTTACCAATGAGTTTGTAGAAATAAATAATAAAGCTATCCCAATTAGTAGAACTTATAAAAATGATGTTTTAAAACAATTGGAAAATCTTTAA
- a CDS encoding DMT family transporter, with translation MLFSKLKNSAVFIAVLGIVLFSAKAIMVKLAYRYNVSSLHLLLFRMLFSLPFYVLILYFIKPSASYNVKKQDYIWLILFGFLGYYLASYFDFLGLQYIKAGLERIILFVYPTLVLIIGRIFLKEKISTKQIIAILITYFGVIVTFSGELQYNGDHVLLGGFLIFLSALTYASYLVGSGWLIPKFGVLRFTSYAMIVSSICVIIHYLIVDRTSIFGYAYQVYLLGFLMAVLSTLIPSFLVSLAIKKIGASNFSIIGSIGPISTIVLAYIFLDERLTLIQLLGAVIVIIGITLVTLNKSKKRAKVNA, from the coding sequence ATGCTTTTTTCAAAACTAAAAAACTCGGCGGTATTTATTGCGGTGCTGGGTATTGTGCTGTTTTCCGCCAAGGCCATAATGGTTAAATTGGCGTATCGATACAATGTGAGCTCGTTACATTTATTATTGTTCCGTATGTTGTTTTCTTTGCCTTTTTATGTGCTGATTTTGTATTTTATAAAACCTTCGGCATCATATAATGTTAAAAAACAAGATTACATTTGGCTGATACTTTTTGGTTTTTTAGGCTATTATTTGGCAAGTTATTTCGACTTTTTAGGCTTGCAATACATCAAAGCGGGTTTGGAACGCATCATTCTTTTTGTGTATCCCACTTTGGTATTAATTATCGGTAGGATTTTCCTAAAAGAGAAAATTTCCACAAAACAGATTATTGCCATTTTGATAACTTATTTTGGCGTAATCGTAACCTTCAGTGGCGAACTGCAATACAACGGTGACCACGTTTTGCTCGGCGGCTTCCTTATCTTTTTAAGTGCGTTGACGTATGCGAGCTACCTTGTGGGTAGTGGATGGCTGATTCCTAAATTTGGGGTGCTACGGTTTACCTCTTACGCTATGATTGTCTCCTCAATTTGTGTGATAATCCATTATTTGATTGTTGATCGAACCAGTATTTTTGGTTATGCCTATCAAGTGTATCTTCTCGGGTTTCTAATGGCGGTTCTTTCTACATTAATTCCTTCATTTTTGGTGTCGTTAGCTATCAAGAAAATAGGAGCTTCCAACTTTTCTATTATTGGGAGTATTGGGCCAATTTCAACTATTGTTTTGGCATATATTTTTCTTGATGAAAGGTTAACACTCATACAATTATTGGGTGCGGTTATTGTCATTATCGGTATTACCCTTGTTACCTTGAATAAATCTAAAAAAAGAGCGAAAGTAAACGCTTAA